A portion of the Lathamus discolor isolate bLatDis1 chromosome 5, bLatDis1.hap1, whole genome shotgun sequence genome contains these proteins:
- the LOC136015914 gene encoding uncharacterized protein LOC136015914 isoform X1 produces the protein MEPFPLPDLGIPTENKAMQRILCPMAAQLCHLLLALQWEDGICPDIGENAETLAKATEELAAAARRLAEDSGDELLEEETRPAAQALVLAGRKVLLAARRLRGQPHSPGPRGELAAAAQGVLMETAKILRLGDAAGVRRILQAAGCLLERLSVLQAAGDRPGALAAFQAFSEALLLLSSLAARRLEELGDGPQRQSLARALQRLQQRLPLLRAAKDGDLGRSGDQAVRRSKDNAFQLMERAIKELTSLLIDDTGSKEPRDTSGAFSRHVRRLLALLSPPAPLLLSDSTFSAPIGAVVLHCMLLAEASRPEQRLDLVRRCWALLRLKKSICSLGGQQEGGPGLEEQCRSMREEVESLEQAVLTATLCQVLDTFPGGQEPLRLLVEGALRLAGPGCFPAGRGGFLKQLQPLTAAFFAHAQGMLRAADFVLALCTKPRAAAETRELVQRLRRLLARVPALLTAMSSDGAQTSAAEQLQSLSLAWAGTTQSLLRCFEDTAGTREFLKLSVREMAKDRECCQRALGSQDAEGFSWHTTHLSSWARWVVAATSRYVDRATDPIFRNGLLVWVEQLASSIPELQAAAALCAERPSCLRTRDVFSKAASSLMAAAQRVQDGLDGSNHPDILSPLREQVRGAGVTQPVELSPSHAALKPIMDEAVLQEDFLTPPSPPAGTSHPREGAAHPVIAALLAATGAHDTALLNAACSALLELSSGCVHAAKAALPLAEGAHREPLGQYEEMELLTPRVISLAREAAPEQRPWPTELLRAALTLSERLWETKAGLAAVAGPWYSLSQQVFAFILSADSPRGKQALDETMMGLAGAVQFAARIVSVACREGSPLSPDGWESFLQVQATFSRAQMSTEALLEKAASFESSCVGRASLELLCVQWAVSTRILLGAVDQFIGRDVLFLGELRSAVRSKLCPQSLLAAVSERSLRLQEAARLSSSCPDSHGHSEILVLREEIQVLMEALLEASSTLLLSPLPNASLCVRCELLQRDLALRAKALLLHLEKVNAEHLQVIRDVVGPALMPLSQDERERSKEAFEEKANRLMANVQWVRTSLHHILEANVQLELEANLLSIAEHLLVLTSNAVDSARQLFQSHRDEEHLHLESIVWCWSAKAHYLVTQLQAVQGIGGDVLELIRHRLQNKGDQSSPSQCNSTAKLFPALDALSHARSAETCPSRSGGASGAAREAPAMHHKGPPSTYSASSPVTHERQSSDMGQGGPRKMSQVTKDTAARMLHMTQFLRRKGPITSKDQLVACARQMALDGQEFVSFGRAVAKLCLDRRCSMELLCATEQALTISSQLGIVARVKAVTAESKSSSELLVSNTQNLVQAVLHVLKAAEAACIKGLRQPPPGSEEAAAAAFCMQWRRNLFLHRAKESFTSDRDELGLRRTRARAEPSLVAMVQDQAPHTKDTPEQPKAVKGCTIMGGHL, from the exons ATGGAGCCGTTTCCTCTCCCTGACCTCGGGATCCcgacagaaaacaaagccatgCAAAGGATCCTGTGCCCCATGGCTGCGCAgctctgccacctcctcctcgCCCTGCAATGGGAAGATGGGATTTGTCCTGACATAGGGGAGAACGCGGAAACGTTGGCCAAAGCCACAGAGGAACTCGCTGCTGCGGCGAGGAG GCTGGCGGAGGACTCCGGAGatgagctgctggaggaggagacGCGTCCTGCGGCCCAGGCCCTGGTGCTGGCGGGGAggaaggtgctgctggcagcccgCAGGCTCCGggggcagccccacagccctggcCCCAGGGGGGAGCTGGCGGCGGCCGCACAGGGGGTCCTAATGGAGACAGCGAAG ATCCTTCggctgggagatgctgctggcGTGAGGAGGATCCTGCAGGCTGCCGGCTGCCTTCTGGAGCGCCTGAGCgtgctgcaggctgcaggggaCAGGCCAGGAGCGCTGGCTGCTTTCCAGGCCTTCTCCGaggccctgctcctgctgagcaGCCTGGCAGCGCGGCGCCTCGAGGAGCTGGGCGACGGTCCTCAGCGGCAGAGCTTGGCTCGAGCCCTGCAGCGCCTGCAGCAGCGGCTCCCGCTGCTCCGCGCAGCCAAGGACGGGGATCTCGGACGCTCCGGGGATCAGGCAGTCAGGCGCTCCAAGGATAACGCCTTCCAGCTCATGGAGAGGGCCATCAAGGAGCTCACGTCCCTGCTCATCGATGATACAGGCAGCAAGGAGCCACGGGACACAAGCGGGGCCTTCTCCCGGCACGTGCGCAGGCTGCTGGCTCTCCTgtcccccccggccccgctgctGCTCTCTGACAGCACCTTCAGTGCTCCCATAGGAGCAGTTGTTCTCCACTGCATGCTCCTGGCAGAGGCATCCAGGCCAGAGCAGAGGCTGGACCTGGTCAGAcgctgctgggctctgctgcgGCTGAAGAAGAGCATCTGCAGCCTGggggggcagcaggagggggGGCCAGGCCTGGAGGAGCAATGTCGCAGCATGAGGGAGGAGGTGGAGAGCCTCGAGCAGGCGGTGCTCACAGCCACGCTCTGCCAAGTCCTCGACACCTTCCCCGGGGGTCAGGAGCCCCTCAGGCTGTTGGTTGAAGGTGCCCTCCGCCTCGCTGGCCCCGGGTGCTTCCCTGCAGGACGAGGAGGGTTTCTAAAGCAGCTTCAGCCCCTCACCGCTGCCTTCTTCGCGCACGCGCAGGGGATGCTCAGGGCAGCAGACTTCGTCCTGGCTCTGTGCACCAAGCCCCGCGCTGCCGCAGAGACCCGGGAGCTGGTGCAGCGCCTGAGGCGGCTCCTGGCCCGCGTCCCTGCCCTGCTCACCGCAATGAGCAGCGATGGAGCCCAGACGAGCgctgctgagcagctgcagtCCCTGTCCCTCGCCTGGGCTGGAACAACGCAGAGCCTCCTGCGGTGCTTCGAGGACACAGCCGGCACGCGTGAATTCCTCAAGCTGTCCGTCCGGGAGATGGCCAAGGACCGGGAATGCTGCCAACGGGCCCTGGGGAGCCAGGACGCCGAGGGGTTCTCCTGGCACACAACCCACCTCAGCAGCTGGGCTCGGTGGGTGGTGGCAGCCACCAGCAGGTACGTGGACAGAGCCACAGATCCCATCTTCAGGAATGGTTTGCTGGTTTGGGTCGAGCAGCTGGCCAGCTCCATCCCCGAGCTGCAAGCGGCCGCAGCCCTTTGTGCAGAGAGACCCTCCTGCCTCCGAACCAGGGATGTCTTTTCCAAGGCGGCGAGCTCCCTGATGGCTGCTGCTCAGCGTGTCCAGGACGGGCTGGATGGGTCCAACCACCCAGACATCCTCAGCCCCCTGCGGGAACAAGTGCGAGGCGCTGGTGTTACACAGCCGGTTGAGCTCAGCCCATCTCATGCTGCGCTAAAGCCCATTATGGatgaggctgtgctgcaggaagacTTCTTAACCCCTCCATCTCCACCAGCAGGTACCTCGCACCCGAGGGAGGGAGCTGCACACCCTGTGATCGCAGCCCTCCTGGCAGCAACAGGAGCCCACGACACGGCCTTGCTCAATGCTGCTTGCTCTGCCTTGCTCGAGCTCTCCAGCGGCTGCGTGCACGCAGCAAAGGCAGCGCTGCCCCTTGCCGAGGGTGCCCACAGGGAGCCCCTGGGGCAGTACGAGGAAATGGAGCTCCTGACACCACGTGTGATCAGCCTGGCCAGGgaagcagccccagagcagcgCCCTTGGCCCACTGAACTTCTCCGTGCGGCACTCACGCTCTCAGAAAGGCTCTGGGAGACCAAGGCGGGCCTGGCCGCCGTGGCAGGCCCCTGGTACAGTCTCTCTCAGCAAGTCTTTGCCTTCATCCTGTCCGCTGACTCCCCGAGAGGCAAACAGGCTTTGGATGAGACCATGATGGGCTTAGCGGGAGCGGTTCAGTTCGCAGCGCGCATTGTGAGTGTCGCCTGCAGGGAGGGAAGCCCCCTTTCCCCTGACGGCTGGGAGAGCTTCCTGCAGGTCCAAGCCACGTTTTCACGTGCTCAGATGAGCACCGAAGCATTGCTCGAGAAGGCAGCATCCTTTGAGAGCTCCTGCGTGGGCAGggccagcctggagctgctctgtgtgcagtgggctgtgagcacacgcatcctgctgggtgctgtggATCAGTTCATAGGCAGGGATGTGCTGTTCCTGGGGGAGCTGAGGAGCGCCGTGAGGAGCAAGCTCTGCCCTCAGAGCCTCCTGGCTGCGGTGTCCGAGCGCTCCCTGAGGCTGCAGGAGGCCGCCCGGCTCTCCTCATCCTGCCCGGACTCCCATGGGCACAGTGAGATCCTAGTGCTCAGGGAGGAGATCCAGGTGCTGATGGAAGCGCTGCTGGAGGCCTCCAGCACCCTCCTGCTCTCCCCACTGCCTAATGCCAGCCTGTGCGTTCGCTGTGAGCTCCTGCAGAGGGACCTGGCCCTCAGGGCCAAGGCGCTGCTGCTCCACCTGGAGAAGGTCAACGCCGAACACTTGCAGGTGATCAGGGACGTTGTCGGACCTGCCCTGATGCCCCTGTCCCAGGatgagagggaaaggagcaaaGAGGCCTTTGAAGAGAAGGCAAACAGGCTAATGGCAAATGTCCAGTGGGTCAGAACCAGCCTCCACCACATTCTGGAGGCCAACGTTCAACTGGAGTTGGAGGCAAACCTGCTCTCCATCGCAGAGCACCTCCTGGTCCTCACGTCCAACGCAGTGGACAGTGCCAGGCAGCTCTTCCAGAGCCACCGGGATGAGGAGCATCTCCACCTGGAGAGCATTGTCTGGTGCTGGTCTGCAAAGGCACACTACCTCGTCACGCAGCTTCAGGCTGTCCAGGGCATCGGTGGGGATGTTCTGGAGCTCATCAGACACCGCCTGCAGAACAAAGGGGACCAGAGCTCCCCAAGCCAATGCAACAGCACAGCCAAGCTCTTCCCAGCCCTGGATGCTCTGAGCCATGCCAGGTCAGCAGAGACCTGCCCAAGCAGGAGTGGAGGAGCCAGCGGAGCTGCCAGGGAGGCACCTGCAATG CACCACAAGGGTCCTCCCAGCACCTACTCTGCCAGCAGCCCTGTGACGCACGAGAGACAAAGCAGTGACATGGGGCAGGGTGGCCCCAGAAAGATGTCCCAGGTCACCAAGGACACGGCAGCAAGGATGCTCCACATGACTCAGTTCCTGAGGAGGAAGGGCCCCATCACA AGCAAGGACCAGCTCGTTGCCTGTGCGAGGCAGATGGCTCTGGATGGGCAGGAGTTTGTCAGCTTCGGCCGTGCCGTGGCCAAGCTCTGCCTGGACAGGAGGTGctccatggagctgctgtgtgccACCGAGCAGGCCCTCACCATCAGCAGCCAGCTCGGCATCGTGGCCAG GGTAAAAGCAGTCACTGCAGAGAGCAAATCCTCTTCTGAGCTGCTCGTGAGCAACACACAGAACCTGGTCCAGGCAGTTTTACACGTCCTGAAGGCAGCTGAGGCAGCGTGTATCAAA GGTCTGCGCCAGCCCCCGCCTGGCtctgaggaagcagcagcagctgctttttgCATGCAGTGGAGAAGAAACCTGTTCCTGCACAGAGCCAAAGAGTCCTTCACCTCAGACAGGGATGAACTGGGGCTGCGCAGGACTCGGGCCAGGGCCGAGCCCTCCCTGGTGGCGATGGTGCAAGACCAAGCACCGCACACCAAGGACACCCCCGAGCAGCCAAAAGCCGTTAAAGG
- the LOC136015914 gene encoding uncharacterized protein LOC136015914 isoform X2 has product MEPFPLPDLGIPTENKAMQRILCPMAAQLCHLLLALQWEDGICPDIGENAETLAKATEELAAAARRLAEDSGDELLEEETRPAAQALVLAGRKVLLAARRLRGQPHSPGPRGELAAAAQGVLMETAKILRLGDAAGVRRILQAAGCLLERLSVLQAAGDRPGALAAFQAFSEALLLLSSLAARRLEELGDGPQRQSLARALQRLQQRLPLLRAAKDGDLGRSGDQAVRRSKDNAFQLMERAIKELTSLLIDDTGSKEPRDTSGAFSRHVRRLLALLSPPAPLLLSDSTFSAPIGAVVLHCMLLAEASRPEQRLDLVRRCWALLRLKKSICSLGGQQEGGPGLEEQCRSMREEVESLEQAVLTATLCQVLDTFPGGQEPLRLLVEGALRLAGPGCFPAGRGGFLKQLQPLTAAFFAHAQGMLRAADFVLALCTKPRAAAETRELVQRLRRLLARVPALLTAMSSDGAQTSAAEQLQSLSLAWAGTTQSLLRCFEDTAGTREFLKLSVREMAKDRECCQRALGSQDAEGFSWHTTHLSSWARWVVAATSRYVDRATDPIFRNGLLVWVEQLASSIPELQAAAALCAERPSCLRTRDVFSKAASSLMAAAQRVQDGLDGSNHPDILSPLREQVRGAGVTQPVELSPSHAALKPIMDEAVLQEDFLTPPSPPAGTSHPREGAAHPVIAALLAATGAHDTALLNAACSALLELSSGCVHAAKAALPLAEGAHREPLGQYEEMELLTPRVISLAREAAPEQRPWPTELLRAALTLSERLWETKAGLAAVAGPWYSLSQQVFAFILSADSPRGKQALDETMMGLAGAVQFAARIVSVACREGSPLSPDGWESFLQVQATFSRAQMSTEALLEKAASFESSCVGRASLELLCVQWAVSTRILLGAVDQFIGRDVLFLGELRSAVRSKLCPQSLLAAVSERSLRLQEAARLSSSCPDSHGHSEILVLREEIQVLMEALLEASSTLLLSPLPNASLCVRCELLQRDLALRAKALLLHLEKVNAEHLQVIRDVVGPALMPLSQDERERSKEAFEEKANRLMANVQWVRTSLHHILEANVQLELEANLLSIAEHLLVLTSNAVDSARQLFQSHRDEEHLHLESIVWCWSAKAHYLVTQLQAVQGIGGDVLELIRHRLQNKGDQSSPSQCNSTAKLFPALDALSHARSAETCPSRSGGASGAAREAPAMSKDQLVACARQMALDGQEFVSFGRAVAKLCLDRRCSMELLCATEQALTISSQLGIVARVKAVTAESKSSSELLVSNTQNLVQAVLHVLKAAEAACIKGLRQPPPGSEEAAAAAFCMQWRRNLFLHRAKESFTSDRDELGLRRTRARAEPSLVAMVQDQAPHTKDTPEQPKAVKGCTIMGGHL; this is encoded by the exons ATGGAGCCGTTTCCTCTCCCTGACCTCGGGATCCcgacagaaaacaaagccatgCAAAGGATCCTGTGCCCCATGGCTGCGCAgctctgccacctcctcctcgCCCTGCAATGGGAAGATGGGATTTGTCCTGACATAGGGGAGAACGCGGAAACGTTGGCCAAAGCCACAGAGGAACTCGCTGCTGCGGCGAGGAG GCTGGCGGAGGACTCCGGAGatgagctgctggaggaggagacGCGTCCTGCGGCCCAGGCCCTGGTGCTGGCGGGGAggaaggtgctgctggcagcccgCAGGCTCCGggggcagccccacagccctggcCCCAGGGGGGAGCTGGCGGCGGCCGCACAGGGGGTCCTAATGGAGACAGCGAAG ATCCTTCggctgggagatgctgctggcGTGAGGAGGATCCTGCAGGCTGCCGGCTGCCTTCTGGAGCGCCTGAGCgtgctgcaggctgcaggggaCAGGCCAGGAGCGCTGGCTGCTTTCCAGGCCTTCTCCGaggccctgctcctgctgagcaGCCTGGCAGCGCGGCGCCTCGAGGAGCTGGGCGACGGTCCTCAGCGGCAGAGCTTGGCTCGAGCCCTGCAGCGCCTGCAGCAGCGGCTCCCGCTGCTCCGCGCAGCCAAGGACGGGGATCTCGGACGCTCCGGGGATCAGGCAGTCAGGCGCTCCAAGGATAACGCCTTCCAGCTCATGGAGAGGGCCATCAAGGAGCTCACGTCCCTGCTCATCGATGATACAGGCAGCAAGGAGCCACGGGACACAAGCGGGGCCTTCTCCCGGCACGTGCGCAGGCTGCTGGCTCTCCTgtcccccccggccccgctgctGCTCTCTGACAGCACCTTCAGTGCTCCCATAGGAGCAGTTGTTCTCCACTGCATGCTCCTGGCAGAGGCATCCAGGCCAGAGCAGAGGCTGGACCTGGTCAGAcgctgctgggctctgctgcgGCTGAAGAAGAGCATCTGCAGCCTGggggggcagcaggagggggGGCCAGGCCTGGAGGAGCAATGTCGCAGCATGAGGGAGGAGGTGGAGAGCCTCGAGCAGGCGGTGCTCACAGCCACGCTCTGCCAAGTCCTCGACACCTTCCCCGGGGGTCAGGAGCCCCTCAGGCTGTTGGTTGAAGGTGCCCTCCGCCTCGCTGGCCCCGGGTGCTTCCCTGCAGGACGAGGAGGGTTTCTAAAGCAGCTTCAGCCCCTCACCGCTGCCTTCTTCGCGCACGCGCAGGGGATGCTCAGGGCAGCAGACTTCGTCCTGGCTCTGTGCACCAAGCCCCGCGCTGCCGCAGAGACCCGGGAGCTGGTGCAGCGCCTGAGGCGGCTCCTGGCCCGCGTCCCTGCCCTGCTCACCGCAATGAGCAGCGATGGAGCCCAGACGAGCgctgctgagcagctgcagtCCCTGTCCCTCGCCTGGGCTGGAACAACGCAGAGCCTCCTGCGGTGCTTCGAGGACACAGCCGGCACGCGTGAATTCCTCAAGCTGTCCGTCCGGGAGATGGCCAAGGACCGGGAATGCTGCCAACGGGCCCTGGGGAGCCAGGACGCCGAGGGGTTCTCCTGGCACACAACCCACCTCAGCAGCTGGGCTCGGTGGGTGGTGGCAGCCACCAGCAGGTACGTGGACAGAGCCACAGATCCCATCTTCAGGAATGGTTTGCTGGTTTGGGTCGAGCAGCTGGCCAGCTCCATCCCCGAGCTGCAAGCGGCCGCAGCCCTTTGTGCAGAGAGACCCTCCTGCCTCCGAACCAGGGATGTCTTTTCCAAGGCGGCGAGCTCCCTGATGGCTGCTGCTCAGCGTGTCCAGGACGGGCTGGATGGGTCCAACCACCCAGACATCCTCAGCCCCCTGCGGGAACAAGTGCGAGGCGCTGGTGTTACACAGCCGGTTGAGCTCAGCCCATCTCATGCTGCGCTAAAGCCCATTATGGatgaggctgtgctgcaggaagacTTCTTAACCCCTCCATCTCCACCAGCAGGTACCTCGCACCCGAGGGAGGGAGCTGCACACCCTGTGATCGCAGCCCTCCTGGCAGCAACAGGAGCCCACGACACGGCCTTGCTCAATGCTGCTTGCTCTGCCTTGCTCGAGCTCTCCAGCGGCTGCGTGCACGCAGCAAAGGCAGCGCTGCCCCTTGCCGAGGGTGCCCACAGGGAGCCCCTGGGGCAGTACGAGGAAATGGAGCTCCTGACACCACGTGTGATCAGCCTGGCCAGGgaagcagccccagagcagcgCCCTTGGCCCACTGAACTTCTCCGTGCGGCACTCACGCTCTCAGAAAGGCTCTGGGAGACCAAGGCGGGCCTGGCCGCCGTGGCAGGCCCCTGGTACAGTCTCTCTCAGCAAGTCTTTGCCTTCATCCTGTCCGCTGACTCCCCGAGAGGCAAACAGGCTTTGGATGAGACCATGATGGGCTTAGCGGGAGCGGTTCAGTTCGCAGCGCGCATTGTGAGTGTCGCCTGCAGGGAGGGAAGCCCCCTTTCCCCTGACGGCTGGGAGAGCTTCCTGCAGGTCCAAGCCACGTTTTCACGTGCTCAGATGAGCACCGAAGCATTGCTCGAGAAGGCAGCATCCTTTGAGAGCTCCTGCGTGGGCAGggccagcctggagctgctctgtgtgcagtgggctgtgagcacacgcatcctgctgggtgctgtggATCAGTTCATAGGCAGGGATGTGCTGTTCCTGGGGGAGCTGAGGAGCGCCGTGAGGAGCAAGCTCTGCCCTCAGAGCCTCCTGGCTGCGGTGTCCGAGCGCTCCCTGAGGCTGCAGGAGGCCGCCCGGCTCTCCTCATCCTGCCCGGACTCCCATGGGCACAGTGAGATCCTAGTGCTCAGGGAGGAGATCCAGGTGCTGATGGAAGCGCTGCTGGAGGCCTCCAGCACCCTCCTGCTCTCCCCACTGCCTAATGCCAGCCTGTGCGTTCGCTGTGAGCTCCTGCAGAGGGACCTGGCCCTCAGGGCCAAGGCGCTGCTGCTCCACCTGGAGAAGGTCAACGCCGAACACTTGCAGGTGATCAGGGACGTTGTCGGACCTGCCCTGATGCCCCTGTCCCAGGatgagagggaaaggagcaaaGAGGCCTTTGAAGAGAAGGCAAACAGGCTAATGGCAAATGTCCAGTGGGTCAGAACCAGCCTCCACCACATTCTGGAGGCCAACGTTCAACTGGAGTTGGAGGCAAACCTGCTCTCCATCGCAGAGCACCTCCTGGTCCTCACGTCCAACGCAGTGGACAGTGCCAGGCAGCTCTTCCAGAGCCACCGGGATGAGGAGCATCTCCACCTGGAGAGCATTGTCTGGTGCTGGTCTGCAAAGGCACACTACCTCGTCACGCAGCTTCAGGCTGTCCAGGGCATCGGTGGGGATGTTCTGGAGCTCATCAGACACCGCCTGCAGAACAAAGGGGACCAGAGCTCCCCAAGCCAATGCAACAGCACAGCCAAGCTCTTCCCAGCCCTGGATGCTCTGAGCCATGCCAGGTCAGCAGAGACCTGCCCAAGCAGGAGTGGAGGAGCCAGCGGAGCTGCCAGGGAGGCACCTGCAATG AGCAAGGACCAGCTCGTTGCCTGTGCGAGGCAGATGGCTCTGGATGGGCAGGAGTTTGTCAGCTTCGGCCGTGCCGTGGCCAAGCTCTGCCTGGACAGGAGGTGctccatggagctgctgtgtgccACCGAGCAGGCCCTCACCATCAGCAGCCAGCTCGGCATCGTGGCCAG GGTAAAAGCAGTCACTGCAGAGAGCAAATCCTCTTCTGAGCTGCTCGTGAGCAACACACAGAACCTGGTCCAGGCAGTTTTACACGTCCTGAAGGCAGCTGAGGCAGCGTGTATCAAA GGTCTGCGCCAGCCCCCGCCTGGCtctgaggaagcagcagcagctgctttttgCATGCAGTGGAGAAGAAACCTGTTCCTGCACAGAGCCAAAGAGTCCTTCACCTCAGACAGGGATGAACTGGGGCTGCGCAGGACTCGGGCCAGGGCCGAGCCCTCCCTGGTGGCGATGGTGCAAGACCAAGCACCGCACACCAAGGACACCCCCGAGCAGCCAAAAGCCGTTAAAGG